The Lichenicola cladoniae sequence GAGCCGAACCACGAAGCGGCCGACCCCTTCCGCAGCCCCATCCTCGCGGTAGGACCGGTCGAGGCCGCGATTGATCGCCGCGATCGACGGACCGTAGAGCTCCATGTCGCGCGGCCCGAAGATGCTGCCGTTCGCCGGCTGGTAGCCCCACTGCCAGGCGTATGATTCTTCACGCCGCCCGTCGATCTGGCACTGGAAGCGAAACCGGTCGAGCCGGAGGGTCTTGCGGCCGTCATCGCCTTGTCCGAGCACCCGGTAGTCTCCATACCGGATGGATCGCCGCTCCGCGTCCTGCATGACGAGCGTGTCGAAGTGCGCGTAGACGTCGCCGCCGCTGACAGTGCTGACCCATGGCCGCAGCACGAGGGCGTAGCGAGGGGGGAGCTGTTGAACCATTGGCCTGAGTCCTCTCGATGAACCGGAGCATCCGGCGGGTGCTGGGAAAGAGGTGTTATGGGTTCGCGCCGTCATGGGACGCCCGCAGCGTCGAGGGCCTTGCGGGCGCGCAAGCGCCATTGTGCAAACCAGTCCACCAGGTCGGCGCCGGAGACCGACAGGTCCTGGTCGTCGGGTCCGTTGAATTGCTCGATCCACGCCTTGGTGGCTTCGTCCAGCACGTCGGCCATCAGCTTGCTGGCGGCAAACAGGCCAGCATTGGCGTGCGCCTCGGCACAATGCGCTGTGCCCTCACCGATCGGGTGAACCTTGCCGATCCACTGCGACGTGGCTGCGACCTGAACGCCCCAGGTGGCAATGACCGATCCGTCATGCATGATCTGCTGTGTCGCCACCCATCTCCAATCCCCTGGCGTGGGATCGGCGAGGCGGGTTCCCGGCCGGCTCAACGCCGCACCGTCGCGAACTGGCTGTGCAGGCTGACCGTTGAAGCTTCATCCGCGAGCAAACCGGGTGCTGCCAAAACCGCATAGCATGCGATTCCGAACAGCAAGCTTCCTGTCACGAGTATCACGTATTTCATCATCGTCATCCGCCTGTCCTCCTGATGTCGTCTTCTTGTCGAAGACCTCATCCGGCAGGCGCGGCGGCGAAGGCGGGGCAAGGGCGCGAAGCGGGCCAAGGGCCGAACCCTTGCGGCGTCAAGGCCGACCGCGGCAGCCCTCTCCCCCCCCTCTCAACATCCTAATTGATCTCAGGACGCAGCAGTGGTGTTCCTAAATCGAAATAGTAAGTGTCCGAGCCTGACACGCTGACACCCGCCGATTGATATGCTGGTTGTTCCGAGCAAGGTTGGAGCGATTGTGGCGTGCGATATGAGCGTGAGTCTTCGCGTCGCCATGTGCTGGCGCATCGGCAGTCGGGTTCAACCCAGGTGTCATACTGCCTGCGCCATGGCCCAAACCGATCAGGCGTCGAACATTTGCACAGTGCAAAGATCACATTTATATGGCCTGACTAACATATGCACTTGACGGCATATGTCTTCTATAAGATAATAATGGCATGAAGGCGGCGCTAATCCAGTCGGAAAAACAGCTATTTGAGGACGGGGCAATTCGTCAGGTTAGGATTTGGCTGGTATCCGAGCCGGTTCCCCCTTCAACACATCGCCTCAAATACAGCCTAGTCTACGTGGTGCACGGCGTTCGAGTGATCGGCTTCGACAATGAGCGGGGTAAAGGTGATCACTACCACTTGCATGGGACCGAGACGCCTTACGACTTCCAGGGTATCGGCAAGCTACTAGCAGACTTCAGAACGCTTATCGGTCAGGAGAGGGGGGAATGAACATGGCGAGCAAGTTAATTTTCCGAGTGGGCGTGAGCCTTGAGGAGATCGACCGCGAGATCGCTGCAAATGTCGATGCTGCCGTTGCCGCCGCCGAACGGGGCAAAAACATCGAGACAAAGCGCACGATCAGCTTTGAGAATTGGGCTACGTTCTTTCGTTCTATGACGCCGAACCGCATTGCAATCCTTGAGCACGTCTCCGCGCATGACATGATTGCGAGCACGCGCGCCCTGTCGGTTGCGTTAGGCCGGGACTATTCCGGCGTTCATGCTGACGTTGCAGAACTGGTGAAACTCGGACTTCTCGAACGCGATGGTAACGCGCTCCGCTGTGAGATCGGGCCAGACGTTGCGGAGCTGGTAGCGGCGTGATGAACGAATACTCTGCCCATCTGGGGGACGTATGAAGCCTTATACCCGCTCAATAATTGAGCTATTTGATGGCAAGAAGCGATTTCTGATTCCTCTGTATCAGCGTCAATATGCTTGGAAAGTCAAACCACAGCTCAACCTTCTTTGGGAAGATGTCGAGCGGGCTATAAGCCGCTTAACTACCGACAGAGCATCACTATCGCCACACTTCATGGGTGCGATAGTTATAGCTCAAATAAAGACATTCGGTAAACAGGTACAAGCATTTGAGATTATCGATGGACAGCAACGTTTAACAACGTTTCAGTTACTCCTGTCGGCCTTACGAGACGTGGCAATCTCTGTGGGCTCCAAGTATGCTGACGAAACGCAAAAATACCTTTTGAACGATGGAGTGATGGAGAACCCTTTAACCGAGAGGTTCAAGCTCTGGCCTTCCCTGACGGATCGCCGCTCGTTTGTAGAGATAATTGATCGCAATACTGATCTCGATGCGATTGCTCTTCGTCCGGTTGATGAGGATGGATTGGTCCGACAGTCGGTGGCAGCTCATGCCTACTTCAAAGACGTTATTACCAAGCACGTCATGCATGGGGGTGAGTTTGACGAGTATCGTCTCGAAATCCTTTTCGAGGCCTTGAAGGATGGCTTGGCGGTGGTGTCCATCGAGCTTGAAGGTGGCGACGATCCACAGACGATCTTCGAGACACTCAATAGCCGAGGGGTTGATCTTACCCCAGGCGACCTAATGAGGAATTTCATCTTCCAAAGGGCGAAAGGGCTTGGCCAAACTGATGATGGTTCCCTGATTGTCGACAAGCTCTATGAAAAGCACTGGCTTCCGTTAGACCGCCTGTTCTGGAACCATATAGAACCCCGTGGGCGTCAGTCGCGCAGGCGGCTCGATTGGATGTTGACAGATCACCTTGCTATGCAGATCGGCAACCTGGTCTCAGTCGAAACTCTGTTCGAGGACTACCGGCGCTGGATCCTGGATACCAAGCCATACACCACGATTGAGGCAGAACTAGAGTCGATCACAGCGACGGCCCTTGTCGAAAAACGTTTATTCGACAAGCAGAGGGGTGACCCACTGGGTGATTTCGGGCGGTTCGCGGATGACTTCGACGTTTCCACGGCCATGCCCCTGGTTATCTATCTCGCAACCGAGGCACAGGTAGGTGCCAAGCTTAAGCTGGCGCTGGCTGTGTTGGAGAGTTTCATTCTAAGGCGCGACATATGCGCGCTCGATATCAAAAACTATAATAAGCTATTTGTAGGTCTCATTGCTCGGCTTCGAGCTGCGGAAGGCTGCAAAGTAGATGCCTTGATAGCTGATCTTTCAAGCCGTGTGCTCGAAATCGATCGCTGGCCAGACAATCATGAATGGCGGCAGGGGTGGATTGGCCGAGATCAATACAAGCCAAGACGACAGCCCCGCCTCCGGTATCTTTTCGAAGCCATCGAGCAACAAAAACGTACAGCCTTGAATGAGAACATTGAAATAAAATCTGCTCTGACCATCGAGCACATCATGCCACAGGGATGGACAGATTACTGGCCGATACCAGGATTTGATCATCTTGAAGATGATGACCTAGACCCTGAGCATGTTGCCCGGCAGACTGAACGTCACGGCACAATCAACAAGCTGGGCAATCTAACCCTGTTGACGCAGAACTTGAACGCCACCGTCTCGAACGGGCCATTCTCAGTGAAGATGCCAGCCGTTCGCGCTCATTCGAGTCTTGCGCTCAATCGCGAGCTGAATGCCTATGATCATTGGGACGAGGAGACTATCGCTGAAAGAGCCGCCGGACTTTTTCAAGTTGCGTGTGCAATTTGGGTTGCGCCCTCAAGAGATAAGCCTCTTGTGATATCGACCGACTTAGGTGACGTGGCTGCCCTACAGCGGGCAAGCCTTCCACCTCATGGGACGGTCTGTCACTTCACCTATGGTGGCACCAAATACACGGGCCGGATTGATGGCGAAACGCTCCTGGTGAATAATATACCCGGCGCTTTTAGTTCTTTCTCTGCCGCGTCCAAGGCCATCAGTCAGACTAGTCGTAACGGTTGGAATGACTGGCACTTAGAAGATGGGCAAGGGCACCTCGTCCTTGCCGATGATTGGCGGAAGCAGCAAACAAAGTAGTGGGTTCGGGCCTAACGAGAGCTTCCACCTGATTCGGCTGGCTTAGTGTCAGGACCTTGCTCACCAGGCAGCTCGCCATATCGTCCTCCAGGAAAATAGCCGTATAGCGTAGAGGGAGCGACACCGACGCGCCGAGCGATTTCGACAAACGGTGTGCTTCCTTCGCCCAAAAGCACCGTGGCATGTGCCAGATCCTTTTTCCCGAACGTGCGTGGTCTGCCTCCCCTTCTCCCCCTCGCCCAAGCTGCTGCTAGTCAAATCCCCGTACGATCGCGGATCACATCACGCTCTAACTCTGCCAATGCTGCGAACAGGTGGAAGGCAAGCCAATCGGTCCGACAATCAATCTGTCCGTCTTCTCATTTGCCTACATCGATTCCTGACAAATGGCACATGACCGCTCAATGATCGTTTGACGGATAGGAGTGCCAAACTAAGCGGGGCGCCGTGTTGGCGCGTTTTGAGCCGTAAGCTGCCCTTCCACTTTGGAGAAGGAAGCCGAGGTAAGCTGACGTGGATCGACGGAGGTTATGTTCAGCTGCTGTCGATCGATCTCCTCGGTCAGACCCCGGGTTGCTTGGCATCCAGCAAGAGACCCCAACGCTGATGAGGGGTCCTGGACCACGCCGACTGCCATCAGGAGTAAAGAACTTCAGCCTATAGTCATTTGGATCGTAGTCCGAGATTAGTCTGATGATTGTCGGGAGCGGCCAACGTCATCCCGCGCCTCGGTCGTCGCGGACGCGCGGCCGAGATATCGGTATAGGGTAGTACGACCCACGCCCAGCTCCCTAGCCACGGACGCCCGGCTCGCGCCTGGACGTCCGAGCATGGCCATTATCTGGTCGGGCGAGGAGTTCGCCAATTTTGGCTGGACCCCGGGGCGGATTCGACGTTCGGCCATGGTGTCGCCTCGGTGCTGGGCCCGAAGCCCCTCCCAGCGGTCCATGCAGCTTGACAACGCGTCCACGACCCGCGCCTGCGCGCGGCCCTCCGGCGTCGTATCGATGTCGATGCCTTCTTCGAGGCAACGGATATGCACGCCTGCCGCTCGGAAACGTGACAGGGACCGCAACACCCGGCCCAGTGGCCGGCCGAGCCTGTTGAGCGCCACGATCACGAGGACGATATCCCCTCCCGTCATCTTGACGATCCCGCGCAGGACCGGGCGGCGTGTCACGTCAGTCTCATGGTGTATTCTTACCGCGCCGGCCTGCCTGAGGCGTGCCGCGTCAATACAGCCCGCTTCGGTTTCCGCCGGTTGGTCCACGTAACCCTCGACTGAGTTCCCTGTAGTTGTGATCACCATCCCTCCGACATCGCGTCGATCACGTCCTGTCGGGCGAGCACGGCCGAACAGCTCTCCCAATCGAGATCGTCGATGCTGGACTGATATCGCAGCCTGAACCTGTCCGCCTGGTCCGGTAGGCGGCGCAGAAAGGTTCTGGCCTCGTCGCGCCCCTGCAGGATCGCCCTAGTCCATTCATCGTCCAACGCGTCGGGAAACTGGCGGAACATCGTCCATATGTTCTGGAATCGCTCTGACAGCACAGCGAAGACGTCATCCTCCACGCTGTCGCCATAGCGAAGGTTCAGGACGTCGATGGTGTCCCTGGACTGCCCAATGCGCTGGACCCGTCCTTTCCGCTGTTCGAGCTTTGCGGGATTCCAGGGCAGGTCAAGGTTGGCCAGCGTACCCAGGGCTTGGAGGTTGAGGCCCTCGCACGCGGCGTCGGTCGCGATTAGCAACTTGATCCGCCGCTTGGCGACCTCGCCCTTAATGAGTTCGCGATCAGCCTTGATGCTCGTACCTTCCTGGAAGATCATCGACTTGCCCAACCCGCCGTAGAGACCGATCCGCTCCTGTGGGAACACGGCTGCCAGTGTCCGCGCCAGCCAGTACGCCGAATCGTAGTACTGACTGAATACGATGCAGCCGTGCTCCAGCCACCCGGATCGCAAATAATCAGCCACAATGCCGCCCTTGGGATCGGCGCCTTGATCCCTTGTGAGGGCATCCAGGCGGCCGATAACCCTGGTCAGCGCATTGCGCTCGTCCGCCGTCAGGTTCCGGATGCTCTCCTTCTCCTCCGCCGTGGCGGGAACGTCGGATTCCTCCCCATCGTCCGGCGCCGGGTCGCCCCTCAGCAGCTTCTTGGCGGTGCTCAGCCCGGCCTCGACGGTGGAGCCGATACGGCGCAGCAGGATAGTCTTGAGGAAACCCGAACCGCGGACCCGCTGGCCTACAAGGTCGCAAAACTCGCGCGCGTCGTCGTACGCCTGGCGGAGGAGGAGCGGCATCAGGATCGCGCCCTCCACGAATCCCGGCGCGTCCGGCCGCGGATGGGTCGCAACTTCCACGCGCCGGATGTAGGGCTCCCCCGTCCTTGGATCGATGACTCGTTCGATCATCTCCCGCTTCCGCAGCACCACGTGACGGACGATGGGGTTGGATGACCAGAATGCTTCCTCGAACCCGTTCGCCAGGCGACGCTTCGAGGGACCGGTGAGATGCCGGAACTTGCCCTTGGCGGACGACACATCGTCCGGGAGGTCCAGTTCGGTGCGGATCGCCTTGAACAGGGAGGCCGGCGGTTCCCCGGACGGCGCCAGCGGGTTCGCGATCAATTCGAACCGTTCGACCGGATCCTCTGGCAGCGCGTTCCTCGAGAGCAGCAGGTCAAGGACGCGAGCGGGGTCGCCCTTCCACGGACTATTGCCATCGCCCAGAACGTGCGGCGCTTCACGGCCCAGCACGTCCACCAGGTCCCATAGCTCTATCGGATCGAGCTGTATGGGCGTGGCCGTCCCGAGCAGGACGTGGCGGCTGCGGGACGCCACCACGCGCATGAATTCCAGGAGGTTGTTCCCTTCGGCCGACCTCGATCGATCCTTCAGGTCCTGGCGCCGCGCCTTGTGCGCTTCATCCAGCACCACGCAGGCGAACCTAGCCTTCTCCAAAGCGGCCCGTTCGACCGAGGGCTGTACGATCAGCCCCGTGGAGACGATTCCGATCCGGTAGGGGCAGCGCGTCACGTCCTGTGCGTCCCTGCCGGGGATCAGGTGGCCCATGTGGTCCAGCCAGCAGTCCCGCTGCGTCCAGACCGCCGACGGGATACTCAGCCTGTCCCACAGTTCGATTTGCCATTGCATGGTCAGTGTCGCCGGCACCAACAGGAGGACAGGCCCGGGATCGAGCAGGGCCAGTACGAGCGCGGACATGCCTAACGACATCGTCTTGCCGAGGCCGACTTCGTCGGCCAGCAGCAAGCGAGCCTTCCCGTGGCGATGCCGGTGCTGCTGCACAAGGGCGACGAAGTTCTTCTGCCAGGGATACAGGCGCTCACCGTCCCGGTAGACAGGCGCCTCGACGGCGACGGCGGCGGCCGCGTTCTCGACCTCACCCGCCCCCACCTTCGTGCGCCACTCGGCCACATCCCTATACTCGGACCGCTCCGCGACCCGGCCGATCTCGGTGATGACGGCATCGGGCAGCTCGTCGCCCCTGGCCCATAGGTCGTCGAACTCGGCTTGGACCCAGTCGACGCCCTCCGCGCTGTGGTCCTCCCAGACGATCTCGTAGTTCAGGCTCCATCCCGAAGCGGTCTCGTTGACGGAACCCATGAAAGCCATGGCAGTCCCATCTACCTTGCGGATCACGCCCGCCTTGCCGTGCACGAACGGGGCACTGTCACGCGCCAGGACCCTGACCTGCAGCTTTCCGCTTCTCAGCAGGTCGAACAGGCGGCGATAGCGAGGGCGATTTAGGAGGCCGTCCAGTTCCGGCGGGACGTCCATCCACTCCTTGACGATTGCCGCCGCCCGCGCCGCCCGGATGTCTTCAGGATTCAGTTCGGCGTTGCACACGACCCGCACAGTGCCAGCGACGGCTTCGATCTCCTCGCCCGCCACCTCAAGGACAGAGGAGCGGAAGTAGCCGGCGATGCGGTCGTAGGCCGACGCTCCACGCAGTTGGTCACGCAGGACCGAATGGCCGAGATTTTCCCGGCGGGATGAGAACCGCCGCAGCCATGTCCTGTCATCGGAGGGAGCGGCGGGTATGTCCATCGGTGGTCAGGCCATGATGCGGTCGATTGCCACGGCCCCCGCGAGGACCTCCGCCGCCGTGCATTCTGCCTCCTTGCCCGGCGCCTTCCTGGCGGCCAGAAAGCGGGCGATCTCGATGATCGTCTGCCGCCGCTTCCAGTAGTCGGGTACCTCCTGCTGGAGGTAGCCGATCGCCTTGCGGGCGTTGTCTTCCCCCATAACGGTGTAGATTCCAAAAAGGACGTGGCGCACCAGCGTGGAGCCGAAGTCGCCCTCGCCGAGATCCTGGCCCCTGAAGTCGGCCGCCCATTTCAGGCGGGCATCGTTTGCATCGCCTCGTGCCAGCAATCGACGATGGTCGTCGAGGCCGAATGCACGGGCGAACTCCGCGTATGAGCTGAGTTCCTTGCCGCCGCCCGCCTCCACTTCGATCATCTTGAGGTAGAACCGGGCTTCGCGGGGCATGGCGTCCCAAGTGGCCTTCGATAGCCCGTCGGGCACGAGGTAGTTGTTAGCAATACCGACGGCGCGCTCGATGAATGACTGAATCTCGGTCTTCTCGCCCTTCTTCCTCTCGCGCAGGACCTCGGCGCCCACGTCCTTGCCCTCGATGGTCCCGTAGCCGGTGACAACGCGGAGCGCGGCTGCGTACGCCGCTAACTGCAGGTCCGCATCGGTGAAGTGCCTGGTTCCACCTTCGCCAACCGCGTCATCCAAGGCGTGCATGCCGCGGATCTGTGCCACGACTTCGTCCTCGACCTCCGCGAGGACATCCTCGGCCCACCCGTTGCGCGCGTCGAGCCGCTTGCGCAGGACGAGGATCACCGTTCCCTGCACATAACTTCCCGCTGTAACGAACTTTTCCGTCTCGGTGACGACGCACCAAGCGGCTGTAACTCGTAGGCCGGCCGCCCAGAGGATCATTGCCAAGTCGGCCCATACCGAAGCATCTTGATGGGTAAACATAACGATCTGCTGACCGTCATCAGCCATCATCTTCGTCATGGCGCGATATGCGCTGATCATCGAACGACGGAACTCAGTACTCTTGCCTTGGATTGCCAATGCGCGGCGGCTGTCCCATGGCCATCTTGCGAACGCACGCGGAGGATCGCGACGAAGCCATGCAATGAAGAACTCTGTTATCTCGTGGTAATGGATTGCATCCGCGTAGGGTGGATCAGTAATGTATAAGTCGCTGATAGTATGAACGTCATGTGCTGGCTCGACCCCTACAGATTTCCCAGTCTCGATGAATGATGGCCTTCGATAGCCCTCAGCCATGATATCTTGCAGGTAGCTGAATGTACGGCAGCCATAGTTGTAGAATGTTGTGAATGCCATGTTGTCGAACAACTGGGTGGGCTTGGCCCTGCCGGGATCCATCCTGCTCAGCCGCGTGCTGTGGTCCGCCATCTTGCAGAATACGACTGCCAACCCGGCCTGTACATCCTGCTCTGCCTCCTTGATCACCTCCTGCCGGTATAGGGCGAGCAGCAGTAGTTGCCTTGGATGGAACAAGTGATGCCAATGTGTCCAGCCCCGGCCGCGTATTACTTCAGTGGTCTTCGCGCCGGGCATGATCTCCATATCCGGAACAAATCCTTCGGCCTGCCAAGCCATCAGGTTTGTCCGGACGTAGTCCGCAACTTGTCGCTCCCGCTGCCAGTCAGAATTGTCCGGTGCGGTGTAGAGATCGGAGCCGTCCCTCGCACCGATCCAACGGATGCAGGCAAGCCGTTCTTGATAGATGTCTCCAAGCTGCGGCTCAATATCTTCAAGGGTCCATTGACGAAGCCCGTTAGTTCGCTCGCGTCCCACGCGGACGTCTCCGCGGACAGATTTTAGCGAACGCCGGTAGGTGACACCTGCGATGGTGTAAACTAGGTCATCGCCCTGACACGTGCCTGTTGCCGCCGATGCCATCTGCTCGTCGGTTGCTCCTACAATGCAGCACAAGTCGAAGCGCTTTTCGGCGTTGTCCTCAACTAGCTGGAGAACGACCTTCTTCCACTTGTGCACGATCCAGGTCGGTGACATCGGCACCATCCACCCGGTCGTGGGGCAGCGCGTCTCCAGGCAGTAAAGGAACGCCTTGGCGCGGTTGCGGTCGGCGTCGTGCTCAACCTCCATCTCGGTCAGGCGCCTGTCCACGGCCTTGCTCACGCGGTCCTGCGCCGCCGCCAGGCGTGACCTGTATTCGTCGGTTCCGCCCACGACATTCAGCGCCGCCCAGGTCAACATCGCGGCGATCGGGTTCAGGTCGGTTGCCTCGACCTCGCAGCCCATGCGGGCGGCCTCGAACGGGATGCTCCCGCCGCCGGAGAACCGGTCGCTGACCCGGGGACGGTGCCCAAACCTCTTGATGCCTAGCTGTTCAACAAACTCGGGGGTCGAAGCCGCGGTCGTATCATAGTAAATGTTGATTTCAGCCCAAGCGGCGGGGTCGACCCACTCGTCCAGTTCCTCGGGTCGGAGGCAAAAGTCTAACTTCTGCCTGTAGGTCATTCGCCTGAACGCGAGCGCGTCGCCCTGCTTCCGCAGCGCCCGCCGGGCCGCGACCATTGGCGACCATCGGCGCGTGCCGCCGTCCGCGTCTTCATCCTCCTCGCAGACATCACCTACCACAGCTCTAAGAACCTCGATCGGCACTGAGCGCCAAGTTGGCTTCCCGTCCAGATCCTCGATCAGGGTATCGGAGATGGGCCCTGGTAGGTGCCTTAGAGCGTAGTCGGCCGTGATAGATGACCGCCATTTCGCCTTAAGCCCATCCTCGAAGTGAACGGTCTTCTCATCGGCGCTGAGGAAGGGGGCGGCCTCGTCGGCTTTCATCGTCGTGGTATGGCGGCGCCATAGGCTGGCGTCGTCCATGGCCATCAGGCGGAGGAACATCGCCATGTCGCGCGCGCGGCTGGCATCGTCGTCACCCGTGGCGGGCAGCAAGGAGGCCAGGACGCAGGCGTGGACCAAGATCAGCGGCTTGCGGCCTTTCCAGTAAGAACTGGTGGCGGTCAGCGTCTGATTGCCCTTGGAATCGCGTTCCACAAAGCTCTCGCTTGACAGCCGCGAAACGGGGAACACCGTCTCGATCAGCGACGGTGCCAGCGCGGACCATCCGGTCATGCCGGCGAGTGCCGAGGACAGGTCATGGGGCATGGCTCCCTCCCGCATTGGCGGCTAGGTCGATCCGCCCGGCTTTCGCTTGACTGCGAAACAGCCCCTGCGACTCGCGGTCACCCTCCCGGTCCTTGTCGCGGACGCGCCGTCCGGCCTTCGTCACTTGGCCCACTGGTCCCGAGACCGGGTTCTCCGTCATCGCTATCATTAGAGCCCGGCGCCACCCCATGTCCCTGTGGAGGAGTGCATCACCGGTCGCAGCCGCGGCGAGGCTATATAGCGACCATCGTTGTTCCTGCGAGAGGCCGAGCCAGTTCGCTAGCGCTACAGGGATCTTCTCGACGGGTGCATTCTCGATCGACCACGCCAGGAGGACCAGTTCTTTGCCCAGCAGCCGGTCGATCGGGATGTCCCCCGATGTCCATCTTCCCGTCCGCATCCCCCGTGGCTTCAGGCGCCGGTTAAACTCCGCCCGGACGGCGTCGGACACCTCGTTCCACCGGGAGCGCTCGACGATCGCGCGTACCACCCGGTCTCCCTCGGACTCGGATGTGCCCTGCGCGCCGTAATCCTCGATGATCGTGACCGGGTCTCTGACAGCCCGCGAGATGCTCACTACGAACCGGTGCTCCTCGGCCGATCCAGAACCGCCGAAGCCGGCGCCGGACCCGCTCACTGGACCACGTCCTTAACGTCGTACGCCTGGCCGATCGCGTTCGAGAACCCGTTCAGGTCAGTGCCGGTTTCGAAACTGACGACGGGCGCGGCTAGCGTCACCTCCCCACCTGGGACCCTGGCCTGGAGGTCTGCAAGCACGCCCTCCATGTCCGACGCGGGCAGGCCCAAGCCTTCACCCATGACCAGGCTCGCGAATGCTTCCGAATCCTCCCTGCTGGTCACGTTGATCTCAAGTCCCATGATTGTCGCCTGGGCGTCCTTCGCCGCCTTGACAGCGTTGTAGGTGTCTTCAGTCGTCCGGAACTTGAGCCGCGCCTTCCATTTGGCGGGCCGGTTCGGATCGATTTCTGGCGCTTCGGCACCTCCACCTGTCCCGCTCCTTGGGGGGAAGCGGTAGGTTACCTTCTCCGACCTGACGCCCTCTCTCTCGGCAATCGCAGCGAAAGTGCATCCGCCGTCGCCGATTTCGATAGGCCCCGTGTACGGCGTGCCCGAGGAGGCCGGCTCGCTGTCATCCATCGTGAAGCGGATTGCGGCGCCTGGCGGTATTGAGGAGAGCGCCATCCGGCGGGTCGTGGCCCCGGATTGGGGGTCGATCTTCACCTCGATCTTGCCGGTCCAGTGCACGGGGTCCCCGGTCTCGTGATGGCCTTCCGTGCCGACGGTGTGCTTAGTGTCCACGCATAGGAACCACAGGGACACCTTGTCGCTGTCCAGGACCTCCCCCGTCACGATGGGCGAGGCCGCCGAGACGCTGGAGGTCGGTGCCCAATGCACCCGGTCGCCATGGACGGCCTTGACCTCCAAGCTCGTCTTTCCTGTCGTCTCATCCCGTGTCCGTGTCCTGCAGATGACCCCGGTCCGATCGGGCGGGAACGGGGGCTTCTCCACGTAGCCGCCGGGGTGGACGCGCCAAAGCTTTCGCACCTCGACGCACTGGTCGCGGATATGATCCAGGCCACGCGGCGGCAGCATCACGAAGCCCTGCTGCATCGCGGCGGCGCGCTTCACGTCGACCCAGGGCACGCGCTTGGCCGAGAACAGGTCGGATTCAATGCGCGTCCGCAGGCCGTCGAACTCGTCATCCACCTTAGGTCGGAACTTCCGGGCGTCGGTGAGGACCTTCTTGATCTGCTCTTCGCCATCGTAGTGGTTGGCGGCAAACGTCATCCGAACCGCGGCCGCGCGCAGGCCCCTGGCCTGGGGGTAGTAGACGGCCTTGAAGGTCTCGATGACATGCGTGCTGAAGGCGGCACTCTTGTCCTCCAGCAGGCGGCGCGCTTCCACAGCCTGCGGTGAACCCTCCGCCAGGCGTTGGCGGTCGATGATGTCCTTCACGACGTCCTCGGCCGCCTTCAACTCGCGGGCCGCCATGTTAAGGTCCGTCATTCCTCCCGCGTCGCCAGTCAGAAACAACAGTCGGTTCTTAT is a genomic window containing:
- a CDS encoding DUF3780 domain-containing protein: MSGSGAGFGGSGSAEEHRFVVSISRAVRDPVTIIEDYGAQGTSESEGDRVVRAIVERSRWNEVSDAVRAEFNRRLKPRGMRTGRWTSGDIPIDRLLGKELVLLAWSIENAPVEKIPVALANWLGLSQEQRWSLYSLAAAATGDALLHRDMGWRRALMIAMTENPVSGPVGQVTKAGRRVRDKDREGDRESQGLFRSQAKAGRIDLAANAGGSHAP
- a CDS encoding anti-phage-associated DUF1156 domain-containing protein, with product MPHDLSSALAGMTGWSALAPSLIETVFPVSRLSSESFVERDSKGNQTLTATSSYWKGRKPLILVHACVLASLLPATGDDDASRARDMAMFLRLMAMDDASLWRRHTTTMKADEAAPFLSADEKTVHFEDGLKAKWRSSITADYALRHLPGPISDTLIEDLDGKPTWRSVPIEVLRAVVGDVCEEDEDADGGTRRWSPMVAARRALRKQGDALAFRRMTYRQKLDFCLRPEELDEWVDPAAWAEINIYYDTTAASTPEFVEQLGIKRFGHRPRVSDRFSGGGSIPFEAARMGCEVEATDLNPIAAMLTWAALNVVGGTDEYRSRLAAAQDRVSKAVDRRLTEMEVEHDADRNRAKAFLYCLETRCPTTGWMVPMSPTWIVHKWKKVVLQLVEDNAEKRFDLCCIVGATDEQMASAATGTCQGDDLVYTIAGVTYRRSLKSVRGDVRVGRERTNGLRQWTLEDIEPQLGDIYQERLACIRWIGARDGSDLYTAPDNSDWQRERQVADYVRTNLMAWQAEGFVPDMEIMPGAKTTEVIRGRGWTHWHHLFHPRQLLLLALYRQEVIKEAEQDVQAGLAVVFCKMADHSTRLSRMDPGRAKPTQLFDNMAFTTFYNYGCRTFSYLQDIMAEGYRRPSFIETGKSVGVEPAHDVHTISDLYITDPPYADAIHYHEITEFFIAWLRRDPPRAFARWPWDSRRALAIQGKSTEFRRSMISAYRAMTKMMADDGQQIVMFTHQDASVWADLAMILWAAGLRVTAAWCVVTETEKFVTAGSYVQGTVILVLRKRLDARNGWAEDVLAEVEDEVVAQIRGMHALDDAVGEGGTRHFTDADLQLAAYAAALRVVTGYGTIEGKDVGAEVLRERKKGEKTEIQSFIERAVGIANNYLVPDGLSKATWDAMPREARFYLKMIEVEAGGGKELSSYAEFARAFGLDDHRRLLARGDANDARLKWAADFRGQDLGEGDFGSTLVRHVLFGIYTVMGEDNARKAIGYLQQEVPDYWKRRQTIIEIARFLAARKAPGKEAECTAAEVLAGAVAIDRIMA